The genomic interval GCGAGTACGCGGTCGGCGACGAGACGGTGACGGTGTCCGAGAGCGAGGTCCACGAGGGCGGGAACGTCAGCGTGGGCGCGTAGCTACCACGTCAGCCCCTCGTAGGTGATACCCTCGCGGCGCTCGACGATGCGGCGGCCGTCGACCACGACCGGGTCGGCCATCGCGTCGAACGCCTGGTCGAGCGCGGCGAACTCGTCCCAGTCGGTGACGACGACCGCGCCGTGGGCGTCTTCGAGCGCCTCGGCGGCCGAGGCGGCGTACTCGATGTCGGGGAAGTGCTCGCGCATGTTCTCGGTCGCGACCGGGTCGTAGGCGACGACGGTCGCTCCGCGATTCTGTAGCCCCTCGATGACCGGGATGGCCCGGGAGTTGCGGACGTCGTCGGTCCCGGGCTTGAACGAGAGGCCGAGGACGGCCACTCGCTTGTCGGCGGGGTCGATGTGAGATGCGAGCAGGTCGAGCAGGCGCTCGGGCTGTCCGTCGTTCACGTCGACCGCGGCCTCCAGCAGGGAGGGGTCGTACCCGGCATTGCGGGCGGCCGCGATGAGCGCGGCGACGTCCTTCGGGAAGCAACTGCCGCCCCAGCCGACCCCCGACCGGAGGAACCGCTCGCCGATGCGGTCGTCGAGGCCGACGGCCTCGGCGACCTCGTAGGCGTCGACGCCATACTCCTTGCAGATGTTCCCGAGTTCGTTGACGAGGCTGACCTTCGACGCGAGGAAGGCGTTGTTGGCGTACTTTATCATCTCGGCCTCCCGGATTCCGGTCTCGACGACCGCGGCGTCCGAGTCGGCGAGCAGGGGGTCGAACACCTCCCGGAGTCGGTCGCGGGCCGCGTCGGTCCGCGTTCCGAACACGACCTTGTCGGGGTTCTCGAAATCGGAGACGGCGCTTCCCTCCCGGAGGAACTCGGGGTTCATCGCGACGTGGAGGTCCGAATCGAGGGTCTTCCCGGAGGTCTCGGCCAGAATCGGGGCGACGATGTCCTCGGTGGTGCCCGGAATCACGGTGGACTTGACCACGACGAGGTGGTCGTCGTCCTTCGACGCGAGGGCCTCGCCGAGCGAGCGAGCGCCCGCTTTCATGACGTCGAGGTGGATGCTACCGTCCTCGCGGGAAGGCGTCGGGAGCGCGAGGAAGGTCACGTCGGTGTCCCGGACCGCGGCGTAGTCGGTGGTCGCGCGCAGGCGGTCGCCGCCGTACGCGGCGACCAGGTCGTCGAGGCCGGGTTCGTGGACGGGTGCCTCGCCCGCCTCGATGGCCGCGACGATCCCCTCGTCGATGTCGACGTTCGTCACCTCGTGGCCGTAGTCGGCCAGACACGCCGCGACCGTGGTCCCGACGTAGCCGCTACCGACGATGCTGACGTTCATCGTCCGAACGGTCGAGTCGCCGTCCC from Halorussus salilacus carries:
- the aglM gene encoding UDP-glucose 6-dehydrogenase AglM; the encoded protein is MNVSIVGSGYVGTTVAACLADYGHEVTNVDIDEGIVAAIEAGEAPVHEPGLDDLVAAYGGDRLRATTDYAAVRDTDVTFLALPTPSREDGSIHLDVMKAGARSLGEALASKDDDHLVVVKSTVIPGTTEDIVAPILAETSGKTLDSDLHVAMNPEFLREGSAVSDFENPDKVVFGTRTDAARDRLREVFDPLLADSDAAVVETGIREAEMIKYANNAFLASKVSLVNELGNICKEYGVDAYEVAEAVGLDDRIGERFLRSGVGWGGSCFPKDVAALIAAARNAGYDPSLLEAAVDVNDGQPERLLDLLASHIDPADKRVAVLGLSFKPGTDDVRNSRAIPVIEGLQNRGATVVAYDPVATENMREHFPDIEYAASAAEALEDAHGAVVVTDWDEFAALDQAFDAMADPVVVDGRRIVERREGITYEGLTW